Proteins encoded by one window of Paenibacillus sp. DCT19:
- the fliF gene encoding flagellar basal-body MS-ring/collar protein FliF, whose translation MNERIAQYKDKTVQYWNSFSKKQKVLLVSTFLFLIMAAVVLTMQLSKTEYEVAFRDLNSSDSAGVIAYLDSANIPYKLSADGKSISIPSTDVAITKVNVGSQGIIQNGSLGYKAFSESSSPIGMTDKEFDVKYNSALNGEVEQLLQRMQGIQDAKVLVNMPKDNIFAGLEEQDKASASVALQFKPGYHPNQAAVDGYFNLVKTAIPNLPIENITITNTDEAELIPTARGGSGGLSSEVQENMALQKKFENDVRNNVKQFLSQIVGEDKVNVLVVSTLNFDKETRTENRVEPVDVENMKGIEISVQEIQKSYTGASTPTGGVAGTGQEEVPGYPSADATGNSTSEESSSTKNYDVNRIVKDIVASPYSVKDLTINVAVEPPAGQTELQAPVQDAIENILVNIVRASLADTGTVITDADLAKKVSVISQGFQTTDTAETGFPLSTGMLWGIGGLVAALIAAVVILLVRRRRKQNEEEEEEIPLPVATEFPSITLDSVTNESQVRKQLESLAKKKPDEFVNLLRTWLADE comes from the coding sequence GTGAATGAGAGAATTGCCCAGTACAAAGACAAGACGGTTCAGTACTGGAATAGTTTTAGCAAAAAACAAAAGGTATTACTGGTATCTACCTTTTTATTTTTAATCATGGCAGCAGTTGTTCTAACCATGCAACTCTCCAAAACGGAGTATGAGGTCGCCTTCAGAGATCTGAACTCTAGTGACTCGGCGGGAGTTATCGCATACCTAGATTCAGCCAATATTCCTTACAAATTAAGTGCAGATGGCAAATCGATCTCCATTCCTAGTACGGATGTTGCAATTACGAAAGTGAATGTCGGATCACAAGGTATTATCCAAAACGGTTCGTTAGGTTACAAAGCATTCTCAGAATCCTCGTCTCCAATTGGGATGACGGATAAAGAATTTGATGTGAAATACAACAGTGCGTTAAACGGAGAAGTGGAGCAATTACTTCAACGGATGCAAGGAATTCAGGATGCCAAGGTGCTCGTGAATATGCCAAAGGATAACATCTTCGCTGGCTTAGAAGAGCAAGACAAAGCATCCGCATCTGTAGCCCTACAATTCAAACCGGGTTATCACCCAAATCAAGCAGCAGTTGATGGGTATTTTAATTTGGTTAAAACCGCTATTCCTAATCTACCAATAGAGAATATTACAATTACCAATACAGATGAAGCAGAGCTCATTCCAACAGCCCGAGGTGGCAGTGGTGGCTTGTCATCTGAAGTTCAAGAGAACATGGCACTTCAGAAGAAATTTGAAAATGATGTTCGTAACAACGTGAAGCAATTCCTTTCACAAATCGTAGGCGAAGACAAAGTTAACGTTCTTGTCGTTTCTACATTGAATTTTGACAAGGAAACTAGAACAGAAAATAGAGTAGAGCCAGTCGATGTTGAAAATATGAAAGGTATTGAGATTAGTGTACAAGAGATTCAGAAGAGTTATACCGGAGCGAGTACACCTACAGGTGGCGTAGCTGGTACGGGGCAGGAAGAAGTTCCGGGTTATCCATCGGCTGATGCAACAGGAAATTCAACCTCTGAAGAATCATCAAGCACTAAGAATTACGATGTTAATCGAATTGTTAAAGATATTGTGGCAAGCCCATATTCTGTAAAAGACTTAACCATTAACGTGGCTGTTGAACCACCAGCAGGTCAGACAGAATTGCAAGCGCCAGTTCAAGATGCGATTGAAAATATCTTGGTGAATATCGTTCGTGCTTCACTTGCTGACACAGGCACGGTTATCACTGACGCGGATCTGGCTAAAAAAGTATCTGTTATCTCACAAGGCTTCCAGACTACAGATACAGCGGAAACAGGATTCCCACTTTCAACAGGAATGCTATGGGGCATAGGTGGACTGGTTGCAGCATTGATCGCAGCCGTTGTGATCCTGCTTGTACGCCGTCGCCGGAAACAAAACGAAGAAGAAGAAGAGGAAATCCCTCTTCCGGTAGCAACAGAGTTCCCGTCCATAACGTTGGACAGTGTAACGAACGAAAGTCAGGTGCGCAAACAATTGGAGAGTTTGGCGAAGAAAAAGCCAGACGAATTCGTCAATCTGCTGCGTACATGGCTGGCTGACGAATAG
- the fliG gene encoding flagellar motor switch protein FliG, with the protein MAKASNQGLSGRQKAAILLITLGPEVSAQIFKHLRDEEIEQLTLEIANVRKVDAAEKDMIMAEFHQICLAQEYISQGGITYAREILEKALGSSKALEVINRLTATLQVRPFDFARKADPNQILNFIQNESPQTIALVLSYLQFEQAAAILSSLPQEKQADVARRVAVMDSTSPEVIAQVERVLEQKLSSTVTQDYTNAGGIESIVQILNGVDRGTERTILDSLEIQDPELAEEIKKRMFVFEDIVNVDDRSIQRIIRDIDNADLQLALKVASEEVRDAVFRNMSKRMSETFKEEMEFMGPVRLRDVEEAQTRIVGTIRRLEEAGEIIIARGGGDDIIV; encoded by the coding sequence TTGGCAAAGGCAAGCAATCAGGGACTAAGCGGAAGACAAAAAGCAGCTATTTTGCTCATAACACTTGGTCCAGAGGTATCGGCACAAATCTTCAAGCATCTTCGTGATGAGGAAATAGAACAATTGACGTTGGAAATTGCTAACGTTCGTAAAGTGGATGCCGCGGAAAAAGACATGATTATGGCTGAATTTCATCAGATCTGCCTGGCTCAGGAATACATTTCTCAAGGCGGTATCACATATGCGAGAGAGATTCTCGAGAAGGCATTGGGATCTTCGAAAGCTCTTGAAGTCATTAATCGCTTGACGGCAACACTGCAAGTTAGGCCATTCGACTTTGCTCGTAAAGCCGATCCGAATCAAATTTTGAACTTTATTCAAAATGAAAGTCCACAAACGATCGCTTTGGTACTATCCTATCTGCAATTCGAGCAAGCTGCAGCGATCCTTTCCTCTTTACCACAGGAGAAGCAGGCTGATGTGGCTAGAAGAGTGGCGGTCATGGATAGTACTTCTCCGGAAGTTATCGCACAGGTGGAACGGGTGCTGGAGCAAAAATTGTCTTCAACCGTTACGCAGGACTACACGAATGCTGGTGGTATCGAGTCAATCGTTCAGATTTTGAACGGTGTAGACCGTGGTACAGAGCGTACGATTTTGGATTCTCTCGAGATACAAGATCCAGAGCTTGCTGAAGAGATCAAAAAGCGGATGTTTGTCTTCGAGGATATCGTCAACGTCGACGATCGTTCGATTCAACGAATTATTCGCGATATCGACAACGCAGATCTGCAGTTGGCGCTCAAAGTTGCTAGCGAGGAAGTACGCGATGCGGTGTTCCGGAATATGTCGAAACGGATGTCCGAAACGTTCAAGGAAGAAATGGAGTTCATGGGACCTGTACGATTGCGTGATGTGGAGGAAGCACAGACTCGTATCGTAGGTACAATCCGTAGGTTGGAAGAAGCTGGTGAGATCATTATCGCTCGTGGTGGAGGAGATGATATCATTGTCTAA
- a CDS encoding FliH/SctL family protein — MSNLIKSFQYVPVDDRKRLENHHHYGDSEAEFEEVRDESAEAEQLQARVDEESQRLTAEMLEDAKEFAEKQVREASEEAERLLQEAREQIDTWWQEQRMQDEHLTEAMRSQGFQQGFEEGKVQAELDLQVQIEEMMKEAREVLEEAYVAKDQIIQEAEPFLVDLACGIAEKVIDMQLTVEPEQMLELIRQNLSRKREQGMITLCVAPDQFSFVQAAREELSLAIDSQAELQILPDATVKDKGCVIRSSFGSVDARIDTQLTEIKKELIRLALEDEGRKNQHEGS; from the coding sequence TTGTCTAATTTGATTAAATCTTTCCAGTATGTTCCGGTAGATGACCGCAAACGACTTGAAAATCATCATCATTATGGAGATTCGGAAGCGGAATTCGAAGAGGTACGAGATGAAAGTGCTGAAGCAGAACAGCTGCAAGCACGTGTAGACGAGGAGTCACAACGACTCACTGCAGAGATGCTGGAGGATGCGAAGGAGTTTGCAGAAAAGCAGGTGCGGGAAGCTTCTGAGGAGGCGGAACGTTTGCTTCAAGAAGCCCGTGAACAGATTGATACCTGGTGGCAGGAGCAGCGCATGCAGGATGAACATCTTACTGAAGCGATGCGATCACAAGGCTTTCAGCAAGGGTTTGAAGAAGGCAAAGTGCAGGCTGAACTGGATCTCCAAGTGCAGATCGAAGAGATGATGAAAGAAGCTCGTGAGGTTCTTGAAGAGGCTTATGTTGCTAAAGATCAGATTATTCAAGAAGCAGAACCATTTCTAGTTGATCTAGCTTGTGGTATTGCTGAGAAAGTAATTGATATGCAACTTACTGTGGAGCCAGAACAAATGCTTGAATTGATTCGTCAAAACCTATCGCGCAAACGAGAACAGGGAATGATCACATTATGTGTAGCACCAGATCAGTTTTCGTTTGTGCAAGCAGCACGGGAAGAGTTATCGCTAGCGATTGACTCACAAGCTGAATTACAGATTTTGCCTGATGCAACCGTCAAAGACAAGGGATGTGTCATACGTTCTTCCTTCGGTAGCGTGGATGCTCGTATTGATACTCAACTCACTGAAATTAAAAAGGAACTGATCCGCTTAGCACTTGAGGATGAGGGGCGAAAAAATCAACATGAAGGTTCTTAG
- the fliI gene encoding flagellar protein export ATPase FliI — MKVLSSQRYMEHLKGFDPVRVNGKVTQVIGLMVESEGPDASIGDVCYIYPGKSAKPLQAEVVGFRDNKVLLMPLGELQSIGPGCDVVGTGKPLGVQVGSELLGKVLDGLGQPLDGSLLPSRMPTYSTSNTPVNPMDRPRVLETMGVGVRAIDGLLTVGKGQRVGIFAGSGVGKSTLMGMIARNTAADVNVIALVGERGREVRDFIERDLGPEGLERSVVIVATSDQPALIRIKGAVIATTIAEYFRDRGMNVMLMMDSVTRYAMAQREVGLAVGEPPAMRGYTPSVFASLPKLLERAGTGPTGSITAFYTVLVDGDDMNEPIADAVRGILDGHIVLNRAIANKGHFPAIDVLASISRVMKDIAPQEQIEATNNMKRLMAVYKESEDLINIGAYQRGSNAAIDESMDQIDNIWNFTKQKVDEKVTLSEVQERLILEFARR; from the coding sequence ATGAAGGTTCTTAGTTCACAGCGGTATATGGAACACTTAAAAGGTTTTGACCCTGTCCGGGTTAACGGAAAAGTGACTCAGGTTATTGGATTAATGGTTGAATCTGAGGGGCCAGATGCAAGCATCGGTGACGTATGTTACATCTACCCTGGAAAATCAGCTAAACCACTTCAGGCAGAGGTTGTTGGGTTCAGAGATAACAAAGTATTGTTAATGCCATTAGGTGAATTGCAGTCGATCGGGCCGGGTTGTGATGTTGTAGGAACTGGCAAACCGCTCGGTGTACAGGTAGGTTCGGAGCTGCTTGGCAAAGTACTTGACGGATTGGGACAGCCGCTGGATGGTTCGCTTCTACCTTCAAGAATGCCTACGTATTCAACCTCCAATACACCCGTCAATCCGATGGATCGACCGCGCGTACTGGAGACGATGGGGGTTGGCGTTCGTGCCATTGATGGACTGCTAACCGTCGGTAAAGGTCAACGGGTCGGGATTTTTGCGGGATCTGGTGTCGGTAAGAGTACATTAATGGGCATGATCGCTCGAAACACAGCCGCTGACGTGAATGTAATCGCACTTGTTGGTGAACGGGGACGTGAGGTTCGCGACTTTATTGAACGGGATCTAGGACCAGAGGGATTGGAACGATCTGTTGTGATTGTAGCGACTTCCGATCAACCTGCACTGATTCGGATCAAGGGAGCGGTCATTGCAACGACGATTGCAGAGTATTTCAGGGATAGAGGCATGAACGTCATGCTGATGATGGACTCCGTCACACGTTACGCAATGGCACAAAGGGAAGTAGGACTCGCTGTTGGAGAGCCGCCTGCGATGAGAGGATATACGCCTTCTGTTTTTGCTAGCCTTCCCAAATTGCTAGAGCGAGCAGGAACTGGTCCAACGGGCTCAATTACCGCCTTCTACACGGTTCTCGTTGATGGTGATGATATGAATGAACCGATTGCGGATGCAGTGAGGGGTATACTCGATGGTCATATTGTATTAAATCGTGCTATTGCAAACAAAGGCCACTTTCCAGCCATCGATGTACTTGCGAGTATTAGCCGTGTCATGAAGGACATTGCACCTCAAGAGCAGATCGAAGCAACGAATAATATGAAGCGATTAATGGCTGTCTATAAAGAATCCGAGGACTTGATTAACATTGGAGCCTATCAGAGAGGTTCCAATGCCGCGATCGACGAATCAATGGATCAGATTGATAACATTTGGAATTTTACCAAACAAAAAGTAGATGAAAAAGTGACACTGAGTGAAGTACAGGAACGTTTGATTCTTGAGTTTGCAAGGAGATGA
- the fliJ gene encoding flagellar export protein FliJ — protein sequence MKFLYHFQKVVDLKSNEKTQAEWMLSTAIGKLQTEEEHLLQLLNDKNDLIQVIQSTTESTASVSTLQEMQRYVHHLDECISRKNTDVKHAQVNVERNKTFLNGKMVDEKVWLEARDKAKIKFQQEMLLREQNDLDEMATVRFAAKAGRAM from the coding sequence ATGAAATTTCTATATCATTTCCAGAAGGTTGTTGACCTGAAGAGCAATGAGAAAACACAAGCGGAGTGGATGTTATCCACAGCCATCGGTAAACTTCAGACGGAAGAAGAGCATCTTTTACAACTTTTGAATGATAAAAATGATTTGATCCAAGTGATTCAATCGACAACGGAAAGCACAGCCTCCGTATCTACTCTACAAGAAATGCAACGATATGTTCATCACCTGGATGAATGCATCAGTAGAAAGAATACGGATGTAAAGCATGCTCAGGTCAATGTAGAACGAAATAAAACGTTCCTAAATGGCAAAATGGTGGACGAAAAAGTATGGCTTGAAGCGAGAGACAAGGCCAAGATCAAATTTCAGCAGGAGATGCTCCTCCGTGAACAGAACGATCTGGACGAGATGGCTACTGTACGCTTCGCTGCAAAAGCCGGACGGGCAATGTAA
- a CDS encoding MotE family protein has product MAVKDTEDMEKESSGGWEKFLMISIPIVFTVVLLGVLLTLFNVDIRNNLLDLANKIPIVKDWVPEPVLDPEKEKLEKSEKQVESAEATIEKLKSQVAAKETELQAAKDATTTETQKASDLQKKLDEAEQAAETAAQATPETPSDYQKQIKDLAKMYADMSPSKAAPILQNMTNEEMVLLLSAMQSTSRTRVLEKMDPKTAADVTMLMKDAKPSGDLAIDALQSRLNKEATTTAAATTTSKNLDKNQLSQTFASMSASSGAKLLLETYKLSPDKTLTILNSVDDATRSQLLENMSTENSVETAKILNRLMGNK; this is encoded by the coding sequence ATGGCTGTAAAAGACACAGAGGACATGGAAAAAGAATCAAGCGGTGGCTGGGAAAAGTTTCTAATGATCTCTATTCCAATTGTATTCACTGTTGTACTGCTTGGGGTACTACTTACCCTATTTAATGTAGACATTCGCAATAACTTACTAGATTTAGCTAATAAAATTCCAATCGTCAAGGACTGGGTTCCTGAGCCTGTGTTAGATCCGGAGAAAGAGAAACTAGAGAAGAGCGAAAAGCAAGTTGAAAGTGCTGAAGCGACGATCGAGAAGCTCAAATCTCAAGTTGCTGCGAAGGAAACGGAGCTTCAAGCAGCTAAGGATGCTACGACTACAGAAACACAGAAAGCTAGCGATTTGCAAAAAAAATTAGATGAAGCTGAGCAGGCTGCTGAAACAGCTGCACAGGCTACTCCAGAGACACCTTCTGATTACCAAAAACAGATCAAAGATTTGGCTAAAATGTATGCAGACATGAGTCCAAGTAAAGCAGCACCGATTTTGCAAAACATGACGAATGAAGAAATGGTTCTTCTGCTGAGTGCGATGCAATCTACATCTCGGACTAGAGTACTTGAGAAGATGGATCCCAAGACAGCTGCAGATGTCACCATGTTGATGAAGGATGCCAAACCATCTGGAGACTTGGCCATCGATGCACTGCAATCTAGATTGAATAAGGAAGCGACAACAACGGCAGCGGCTACGACAACATCGAAGAATTTAGACAAAAACCAACTTAGTCAAACCTTTGCTAGCATGTCAGCTTCAAGTGGTGCAAAACTACTGCTCGAAACATATAAGCTCAGTCCAGACAAAACGTTGACCATTTTGAACTCAGTGGATGATGCCACTCGTTCGCAGTTGCTTGAGAATATGTCTACCGAGAATTCAGTGGAAACGGCCAAAATTTTAAACAGACTGATGGGAAATAAGTAG
- a CDS encoding flagellar hook-length control protein FliK, with translation MSIVYQMTTASSAKATATNSTTGTQAKGATTAPGGEFMQTLAASLNGGTTEGSNAAASGMLSVNPLVVALASSEEDEQSSLTDILNSLFSDLEPLDEAIEQDPSLLAELQILIQQMYAQITDGTEQESGTTDTDVAPEALKAVPAINLTEHPTVARFVLQDALTQMATNLVNPDGTLNKNTSEFKNLLQNLQNHLQNSGVDLSSSKGWADLKSIVDTLVAIKDQNVQVTQASTGQALNKQDAVISQLLIASAAGKGTQATMETGTNSSVTASTDVELDHSTVITAGELSMRTSGTSAAKPAEPVMQASQFAKEMTQFVVNKLDIVQKNGFSEATISLRPEHLGKLDVQITLQNGQLVARFMTEHTMARDMLEQQMMQLRSSLQAQGIQVERLEVTQNSSLGSQMYQDGGRQPGSNSQQQRRSREREEQSDDAITTAGIQEELRNWRSEQVEGQELKRDSFTAEA, from the coding sequence ATGTCGATCGTATATCAGATGACTACAGCATCCTCAGCGAAAGCGACTGCAACAAATTCAACGACAGGAACCCAAGCAAAGGGAGCTACTACGGCACCAGGGGGAGAATTTATGCAAACCCTCGCAGCATCCTTGAATGGTGGAACTACAGAAGGAAGCAATGCGGCAGCATCAGGGATGTTAAGTGTTAATCCACTCGTAGTTGCATTAGCATCTAGTGAGGAAGATGAGCAAAGCTCGTTAACGGACATACTGAATTCTTTATTCAGCGACTTGGAACCTTTAGATGAAGCTATTGAGCAAGACCCGTCACTTCTTGCCGAACTACAGATTCTCATTCAGCAGATGTACGCTCAGATCACCGATGGTACAGAGCAAGAGAGTGGGACAACAGATACAGATGTCGCTCCAGAGGCATTGAAAGCTGTACCAGCTATTAACCTGACGGAACATCCGACAGTAGCTCGTTTTGTGTTGCAGGATGCTCTTACACAAATGGCGACAAACCTAGTTAACCCTGATGGTACTCTTAATAAAAACACAAGTGAGTTTAAGAATCTCCTGCAGAATCTACAGAATCATTTACAGAACTCAGGTGTGGATTTAAGCAGTAGTAAGGGCTGGGCAGATCTTAAATCTATTGTGGATACGTTAGTAGCCATAAAGGATCAGAATGTACAAGTCACTCAAGCGAGTACAGGCCAAGCACTGAATAAGCAAGATGCAGTGATCTCTCAGCTCCTTATTGCGTCAGCAGCAGGTAAGGGTACTCAGGCTACGATGGAGACAGGAACGAATTCTTCTGTAACGGCAAGCACAGATGTAGAGTTGGATCATTCCACTGTAATTACAGCTGGTGAGTTATCTATGCGTACTTCGGGTACTTCTGCAGCTAAACCTGCGGAGCCTGTTATGCAAGCTTCACAGTTTGCTAAGGAAATGACGCAGTTCGTTGTGAACAAGTTGGATATCGTTCAGAAGAATGGATTCTCTGAAGCGACGATTTCACTTCGTCCGGAGCATTTAGGTAAGTTGGATGTTCAGATCACGTTACAGAACGGACAATTGGTTGCTCGTTTTATGACAGAACATACCATGGCGAGAGATATGCTTGAACAACAGATGATGCAACTACGTAGTTCACTTCAAGCCCAAGGGATTCAAGTAGAACGACTTGAAGTTACACAGAACAGCTCACTGGGATCTCAAATGTATCAGGATGGTGGACGTCAGCCAGGAAGTAACTCCCAGCAGCAACGTCGTTCGCGTGAACGTGAAGAGCAATCTGATGATGCTATAACAACAGCAGGGATCCAGGAAGAATTGCGTAACTGGCGCAGCGAGCAAGTAGAGGGTCAAGAGCTTAAACGGGATTCATTTACAGCAGAAGCTTAA
- a CDS encoding flagellar hook capping FlgD N-terminal domain-containing protein, whose amino-acid sequence MANEIVSTNNTWPNYSAANKATTSAATKELGKDQFLKILITQLQNQDPMQPMEDKEFIAQMAQFSSVEQLVNISSQLKTLNQSLGAVSGMIGREISWLSSNKADNGTLRQGIVDSIVVRDGVQYAKVGNDEIKLDEIIQVTNPKEPESSDLNQPQQSEPQVQNTTDNVTDTNESPVNPEATERADDSENLL is encoded by the coding sequence ATGGCTAATGAAATCGTTTCAACCAACAATACCTGGCCAAACTACTCGGCAGCGAACAAAGCAACGACAAGTGCTGCTACAAAGGAGTTAGGGAAGGATCAGTTTCTCAAAATTTTGATTACTCAGCTTCAGAACCAAGATCCGATGCAGCCGATGGAGGATAAAGAGTTTATCGCTCAGATGGCGCAGTTCAGTTCGGTCGAACAATTGGTTAACATTTCATCACAACTGAAGACTTTGAACCAATCCCTGGGTGCTGTGTCTGGCATGATTGGTCGAGAGATCAGTTGGCTTTCTTCTAATAAAGCAGATAACGGAACGCTTCGTCAGGGCATTGTAGATTCAATCGTTGTTCGTGATGGTGTACAGTACGCTAAAGTGGGCAATGACGAAATCAAATTGGATGAGATTATTCAGGTAACCAATCCGAAGGAACCGGAATCAAGTGATCTGAATCAGCCGCAGCAAAGTGAACCTCAGGTTCAAAACACTACGGATAACGTAACAGACACAAACGAAAGCCCAGTTAATCCAGAAGCAACCGAGCGGGCGGATGACAGTGAGAACTTGTTATGA
- a CDS encoding TIGR02530 family flagellar biosynthesis protein yields the protein MSDRITVGQLYTGINTPNLLSRSKQAELSTTPERPFAQVLEDNLLKLSNHAAKRLEQRGIELKSEQMQQIGTALDKAAAKGAKESLILMQDLAFIVNVKNRTVVTAMDSESMKNNVFTQIDSAVIIS from the coding sequence ATGAGTGATCGCATAACGGTTGGACAGTTATACACAGGGATAAATACACCAAATTTGCTGAGTCGATCCAAGCAAGCGGAATTATCCACAACTCCGGAGCGCCCCTTTGCTCAGGTTTTGGAAGATAATCTTCTAAAGTTAAGCAATCACGCTGCCAAGAGATTGGAACAACGTGGCATTGAACTGAAAAGTGAGCAAATGCAGCAAATTGGTACAGCGCTAGACAAAGCTGCTGCCAAAGGAGCGAAAGAGTCTCTGATTTTAATGCAGGATCTTGCCTTTATCGTGAACGTCAAAAATCGCACCGTCGTAACTGCCATGGATAGTGAAAGTATGAAGAACAACGTATTCACTCAAATTGATAGTGCTGTCATTATTTCTTAA